From the genome of Nicotiana sylvestris chromosome 2, ASM39365v2, whole genome shotgun sequence, one region includes:
- the LOC104248399 gene encoding uncharacterized protein: protein MAMEVETQTQSQLGFPFWSPIRRRFRPDDPFFTAGNIQRELFAKQLALDLTEEEKQLVQNITDEESSNVFCPIVGCGARMRSLDDFEDHYATRHTASCSVCSRVYPTSRLLSIHVSEAHDSFFQAKVARGFPMYECLVEGCGVKLKSYKSRQQHLVDKHKFPATYEFFRKARPSKKQRQKIHYKQASRKTQETSNAMQVEDETMDNLVSAVSKLTTSASPSAISFGRSRARGLSFVPRAVNRQIGSVSSTGGTKK, encoded by the exons ATGGCGATGGAAGTAGAAACCCAAACTCAATCTCAATTAGGGTTTCCGTTCTGGAGCCCAATTCGTCGACGGTTTCGTCCTGATGATCCTTTCTTCACTGCCGGTAACATTCAAAGAGAGCTTTTCGCTAAGCAG CTTGCATTGGATTTGACCGAAGAAGAGAAGCAGCTGGTTCAAAATATCACCGATGAGGAAAGCAG CAATGTCTTCTGTCCAATCGTTGGTTGCGGTGCACGGATGAGATCCCTGGATGACTTTGAAGACCACTATGCTACGCGACATACTGCATCCTGCTCTGTCTGCTCTCGAGTTTACCCAACATCACGCCTGCTCAGCATACATGTATCAGAGGCACATGATTCTTTTTTTCAGGCAAAAGTAGCTCGTGGATTTCCGATG TATGAATGCCTGGTGGAAGGATGTGGTGTCAAGTTGAAGAGCTACAAAAGCAGGCAGCAACATCTAGTTGACAAGCATAAATTTCCAGCAACTTATGAGTTCTTCAGAAAAGCTCGTCCATCAAAGAAACAGAGGCAGAAAATCCACTATAAACAAGCATCACGCAAGACTCAGGaaacatcaaatgcaatgcaagTCGAAGATGAAACTATGGACAATCTCGTTTCAGCAGTATCAAAATTAACTACTTCAGCTTCTCCTTCAGCAATCAGCTTTGGCCGTAGTAGGGCTCGAGGATTGTCATTTGTGCCTCGTGCTGTAAATCGGCAGATAGGATCAGTCAGCTCAACAGGTGGAACGAAAAAGTAG